A genomic window from Punica granatum isolate Tunisia-2019 chromosome 2, ASM765513v2, whole genome shotgun sequence includes:
- the LOC116194002 gene encoding uncharacterized protein LOC116194002 → MAYVQQVVTSHLPAQVNYACHEHELHLETSHELYANDKTGTFLCYVCAGYCDYVYYCCRKTSCDLIMHAKCALNLPLTINHECHQHPLGLAPRYSASLRVYADDDYWCDVCEKQRDPRFWIFYCAESEYPAHFQFPLENVDYDYVIVSLPDS, encoded by the exons ATGGCCTATGTACAGCAGGTGGTGACATCCCACCTTCCGGCCCAAGTGAATTACGCCTGCCACGAGCATGAGCTGCACCTCGAAACTTCCCATGAACTGTATGCAAACGATAAAACGGGTACATTCCTGTGCTATGTTTGTGCTGGTTACTGCGATTATGTGTACTACTGCTGCAGGAAGACCTCCTGCGATCTCATAATGCATGCCAAGTGTGCTCTCAACTTACCTCTCACCATCAACCACGAGTGCCACCAACATCCTCTAGGCCTGGCACCACGTTATTCGGCTTCTCTGAGAGTCTATGCGGACGATGACTACTGGTGCGATGTGTGCGAAAAGCAGAGAGATCCACGTTTCTGGATCTTCTACTGCGCAGAAAGCGAGTACCCCGCTCACTTCCAAT TTCCCCTTGAGAATGTAGACTACGACTACGTAATTGTATCTCTTCCTGATAGTTGA